The Branchiostoma floridae strain S238N-H82 chromosome 8, Bfl_VNyyK, whole genome shotgun sequence genome has a segment encoding these proteins:
- the LOC118420879 gene encoding galactose-3-O-sulfotransferase 4-like isoform X6 encodes MARPATSGERQQHQGKNIKEQPSIMTCLWTRQSLLRFYLFMTSLLVVGLLVLLCQQEKLSTSRETRPRLKGWLPPQATNSSKHVEERTPTPCQPQTNVAFMKVHKCGSTTVQKVFLRYGHKHLLTVALPRERDRPSIGTAGVITERDYLFLPRGYPNIFAHHAIYNRTGFHNLMPKNTKYVAILREPLARLRSSFKYFRMERYFLGLREATRSKPPVLTYLEDPKKWDKLYRPSTRQDFVDHICNRNCMSRDLGLQKKDYENKTAVENFIRDIEKDFSLVMILEHFDQSMVLLRRRMCWSVEDIIYDNIKPSKKSNYGKTQYNITDKMRQNFIENNYADYLLYNHFNEVIIRQITKEGSGFQKELQNYKKTNTVVSRICHSRVRNPNYTVRSSKGPLFRVDKRLCDQMKTERQRWDPVLRRDYTRSIFNRFGR; translated from the exons ATGGCGCGGCCCGCAACCAGTGGAGAAAG GCAACAGCATCAGGGGAAAAATATCAAGGAACAACCATCCATTATGACATGTCTGTGGACACGACAGAGCCTTTTGAGATTTTACCTGTTCATGACCTCTCTGCTTGTCGTCGGTTTGCTGGTGTTATTATGCCAGCAGGAGAAACTGTCAACTTCCCGTGAAACTCGTCCAAGGCTAAAAGGGTGGCTACCGCCACAAGCAACCAACAG cTCCAAACATGTAGAAGAGCGGACGCCGACGCCCTGCCAACCCCAAACCAACGTGGCATTTATGAAAGTGCACAAGTGCGGGTCCACCACTGTGCAGAAAGTCTTCCTCAGGTACGGACACAAACATCTCCTGACGGTCGCGCTGCCCCGGGAACGGGACCGCCCTTCCATCGGGACTGCTGGTGTCATCACTGAGCGCGACTACCTGTTCCTACCGAGAGGGTACCCCAACATCTTCGCTCACCACGCCATCTACAATAGGACGGGCTTTCACAATCTGATGCCCAAGAACACCAAGTATGTGGCCATTTTAAGAGAACCATTGGCAAGACTTCGCTCTTCATTCAAATACTTCAGGATGGAGAGGTATTTCCTAGGCTTGAGGGAAGCGACTCGCTCAAAACCACCGGTGCTGACATACCTGGAAGATCCAAAGAAATGGGACAAGCTCTATCGCCCTTCTACACGACAGGATTTTGTTGATCACATTTGTAACCGGAACTGTATGTCAAGGGACCTTGGTCTACAGAAAAAGGATTACGAAAACAAGACCGCCGTTGAAAATTTCATCCGGGACATCGAGAAAGACTTCTCATTGGTCATGATCCTGGAACACTTTGACCAATCAATGGTCCTTCTTCGACGGCGCATGTGCTGGTCGGTGGAGGACATTATTTACGACAACATCAAACCGTCCAAGAAGTCGAATTACGGCAAGACCCAATACAACATCACTGACAAGATGCGACAAAATTTCATAGAAAATAATTATGCTGATTATTTGTTATACAATCACTTCAATGAAGTAATAATAAGACAAATAACAAAAGAGGGGAGTGGATTTCAGAAGGAGTTGCAAAACTACAAAAAGACGAATACTGTTGTGAGTAGAATTTGCCATTCTAGGGTAAGGAATCCAAATTATACAGTGAGGTCAAGCAAAGGTCCACTTTTCCGTGTTGATAAACGACTCTGTGACCAAATGAAGACGGAACGACAACGCTGGGACCCAGTATTACGAAGAGACTACACACGTTCTATATTCAATAGATTCGGCAGATAA
- the LOC118420881 gene encoding galactose-3-O-sulfotransferase 2-like: MRWVYDKSTSRYRSAPIVQHRGAVCRCLTGPSRMWKYSLPVVLVLLLAYTVFSVQLQWRSVTWRQPRRAGKETSTSKVLQTTQRGKYDAIDNTSRSWTTVESGSTTHSHRTIVQTVRPTGASNCVTHTSIAFIKVHKCGSTTLQRSFLRFGFTHRLNVALPRGRDSPTIGHDGLITRDDYEPSPGGARWDLFAHHGTYNRTQLLQLMKKDTKFITVLREPVSRLLSAFHYFRMERYFPGLMNETGQGSPVVTYLDDVKKWNSVYVPPKDRDFADHICIRNCMSRDLGLPEEDFDNRTAIDKFIRGIERDFSLVMILEHLDQSLILLRRRMCWLFEDIIYDNLYWSRKARYRKRDVITEDRRQNFIEENYADYLLYKHFKTVLLDIIKKEGKDFDPELQHFKRINAVIGRNCHTVTRPKSFILGPSQWNQRIRIYNHFCTLIRQEREFWDKMFRKRYKAMKKTIH; this comes from the exons ATGCGGTGGGTCTACGATAAATCAACCAGCAG GTATAGGAGTGCACCGATAGTACAACACAGAGGTGCTGTGTGCAGATGTCTGACGGGACCGTCCCGAATGTGGAAGTATTCCCTGCCCGTGGTGCTAGTGCTGCTGCTGGCGTACACCGTCTTCTCCGTACAGCTGCAGTGGAGGTCCGTGACATGGCGCCAACCAAGGCGGGCCGGCAAGGAAACTTCCACGAGCAA AGTTCTTCAGACCACCCAAAGAGGGAAATATGACGCCATCGACAACACATCGCGATCGTGGACGACTGTAGAATCTGGCAGCACCACTCATTCCCACAGAACTATTGTACAGACCGTCCGGCCCACGGGCGCTTCGAACTGCGTCACCCACACAAGCATTGCGTTCATCAAGGTACACAAGTGTGGCTCCACCACCCTGCAGAGGAGCTTCCTCCGTTTTGGGTTCACCCATCGTCTGAACGTCGCGCTCCCCCGGGGACGTGACAGCCCCACCATCGGGCACGACGGACTCATCACCCGTGACGACTACGAACCGTCCCCAGGGGGAGCTCGGTGGGACCTGTTCGCCCACCACGGCACCTACAACCGAACTCAGCTACTGCAACTGATGAAGAAAGACACTAAGTTTATAACAGTGCTCAGAGAGCCTGTCAGTAGGTTGTTGTCAGCATTCCACTACTTTCGGATGGAAAGATACTTTCCGGGACTTATGAATGAAACAGGACAAGGTTCTCCAGTTGTCACTTATCTGGATGATGTGAAAAAGTGGAACAGTGTCTATGTCCCACCCAAGGATAGAGATTTTGCAGATCACATTTGCATTAGGAATTGTATGTCAAGAGATCTTGGCCTTCCCGAGGAAGATTTTGATAACAGAACCGCCATAGACAAATTCATCCGTGGTATTGAACGAGACTTCTCATTGGTCATGATCCTGGAGCATTTAGACCAATCATTGATCCTGTTACGGCGTCGGATGTGCTGGCTTTTCGAGGATATCATTTACGACAATTTGTATTGGTCAAGAAAGGCGCGGTACCGaaaacgtgacgtcatcacagaaGACAGACGACAAAATTTCATTGAGGAAAATTATGCGGATTATTTACTGTACAAGCATTTCAAAACGGTTCTTTTGGACATAattaagaaagaaggaaaagatTTTGATCCGGAACTGCAACATTTCAAGAGAATAAACGCCGTCATTGGTAGAAACTGTCACACAGTAACAAGACCGAAGAGTTTTATATTGGGACCGAGTCAGTGGAACCAACGAATCCGCATCTACAACCATTTCTGCACCTTGATACGTCAAGAACGGGAATTTTGGGATAAGATGTTTCGCAAAAGATACAAAGCTATGAAGAAAACCATACATTAA
- the LOC118421406 gene encoding negative elongation factor B-like has translation MAEKKSTETVIQAASTTTGLTDLGIPGGEQLREALSTCTDPIRAIQEFQDENSILLPSLKPALPLLDLHSVNRFDFHGSMVERLKDRLMQQVSSLVSERDTDAESKAKLEAMLEKCFLTIKNPTLRPVVMHVMKHINNIPEDYLKKLLEDPNLYKESATEVKRQIWRNNQSLFGDEVSPLLSQYIKEKDTLLFSLEPANSNNFFTPAPKSRRQGEVVQKLMHMIGRDVKLYDMVLQFLRTLFLRTRNVHYCTLRAELLMALHDTEVHEICSVDPCHKFTWCLDACIRERFIDAKRARELQGFLDGVKRGQEQVLGDLSMILCDPYAVNTVASSSLKVLQHLVAQESLPRDSPELSLLLRMLSLGLGAWEMIDSQVFKEPKPDNEVITKFLPALMGLMVEDQVRLVAKKLSENHKNSTIPKTFAKSIRQHGIAAILTLYYLYNVTKHRNKDAIMHIIPKMTDTHNDLSLEDPFVHLLVSLLISMAEEFSSEDFCSAVFDNFFLVVASREGVRRHLLRLLWFLHPKLPTSRLAKLQTQLEPTKEHSEAVHKQFSALADKINSYTPSPAHDSPALESPLMSVPTPAPL, from the exons ATGGCTGAGAAGAAGTCTACCGAGACTGTGATTCAAGCGGCAAGTACCACTACCGGACTGACCGACCTCGGGATCCCTGGTGGCGAACAGTTGCGAGAGGCTCTCTCCACGTGCACGGATCCGATCCGAGCGATCCAAGAATTCCAGGATGAGAACAGCATCCTCCTGCCATCCCTGAAGCCGGCCCTGCCATTACTGGATCTCCACAGCGTGAACCGGTTTGACTTCCACGGGTCCATGGTGGAGAGGCTGAAGGATCGCCTCATGCAGCAGGTCTCCAGTCTGGTGTCGGAGAGAGACACGGACGCCGAGAGTAAAGCCAAGCTGGAGGCCATGCTGGAGAAGTGTTTCCTGACGATCAAGAACCCGACACTGCGCCCGGTGGTGATGCACGTGATGAAGCACATCAACAACATCCCGGAGGACTACCTGAAGAAGTTACTAGAGGACCCAAACCTATACAAGGAGAGCGCCACGGAGGTCAAGAGACAGATCTGGAGAAATAACCAG TCCTTATTTGGTGACGAGGTATCCCCACTGTTGAGTCAGTACATTAAGGAGAAGGACACACTGCTGTTCAGTCTGGAACCTGCCAACTCAAACAACTTCTTCACACCAGCACCAAAGTCTCGTAGACAGGGAGAG GTAGTTCAGAAGCTGATGCACATGATAGGCAGGGATGTGAAGCTGTACGACATGGTGCTACAGTTCCTGCGGACGCTGTTCTTACGTACTAGGAACGTGCACTACTGTACGCTGAGGGCTGAGCTTCTCATGGCACTACACGATACAGAG GTCCATGAGATATGTTCAGTTGACCCCTGCCACAAGTTCACCTGGTGTTTGGACGCTTGTATCCGAGAACGCTTCATCGACGCAAAGCGGGCGCGAGAGCTACAAGGATTTCTGGATGGGGTCAAGCGAGGTCAGGAGCAGGTGCTGGG TGACCTGTCCATGATCCTGTGTGACCCGTATGCTGTGAACACTGTAGCCTCCAGCAGTCTAAAGGTGCTACAACACCTGGTGGCACAGGAGTCACTGCCTAGG GATAGCCCCGAGTTGTCCCTGCTGCTGcgtatgttgtccctgggtcTGGGGGCCTGGGAAATGATCGACAGTCAGGTCTTCAAGGAACCCAAGCCT GACAATGAAGTCATCACCAAGTTCCTGCCTGCCTTGATGGGACTCATGGTGGAGGACCAAGTCCGACTCGTGGCCAAAAAACTCTCAGAGAACCACAAAAACAGCACGATTCCAAAAACCTTTGCCAAGTCCATCCGCCAGCACGGCATCGCGGCCATCCTCACGCTCTATTACCTGTACAACGTCACCAAGCACCGTAACAAGGACGCCATCATGCATATCATACCAAAGATGACTGACACACACAATGACTTGTCCCTAGAAGACCCGTTTGTCCACCTGCTGGTGTCCCTACTGATCAGTATGGCGGAGGAGTTCTCGTCAGAAGATTTCTGTAGTGCAGTTTTTGATAACTTTTTCCTGGTGGTTGCGTCGAGAGAAGGTGTACGCAGACATCTGCTGAGATTGCTGTGGTTCCTCCATCCCAAGCTGCCCACCTCCAGACTGGCCAAACTTCAGACACAACTCGAACCTACAAAAGAG cacTCGGAGGCAGTGCACAAGCAGTTCAGTGCCTTGGCTGACAAAATCAACTCCTACACCCCCAGCCCTGCCCATGACTCCCCTGCCCTGGAGTCCCCTCTAATGAGTGTGCCAACCCCGGCTCCCCTATAG